The following proteins come from a genomic window of Aequorivita marisscotiae:
- the istB gene encoding IS21-like element helper ATPase IstB yields MNKNQTVEKLKQMRLSAMADLHYQHIKENRITDLTADEYLALLADHQWEDYKNRKIQRLLKQATFRGQADLAEVDYGQQRNLDKNMFLRLGCLDFIKRKENIIMTGASGVGKSYLAQALGHQACMMEYRTIYANTARLLKRLKLSKADGTYLKELAKLLKADLLILDDFGLQGFDNHARESLMDIIDDRYNRSSTIILSQIPVSAWYDIIGEGTIADAILDRIVNSSHRIDLKGESLRKGALKNE; encoded by the coding sequence ATGAACAAAAATCAAACTGTTGAAAAATTGAAACAAATGCGGCTGAGCGCCATGGCGGACCTGCACTACCAGCATATCAAGGAGAACCGCATAACGGATCTTACGGCCGATGAATACTTGGCCCTGTTGGCCGACCACCAATGGGAAGACTATAAAAATCGAAAGATCCAAAGGCTCCTCAAGCAGGCAACCTTCCGTGGACAGGCCGATCTGGCGGAAGTGGACTACGGCCAACAGCGCAACCTTGACAAGAATATGTTTCTTCGCTTGGGCTGTCTTGATTTTATAAAGCGAAAAGAGAACATCATAATGACCGGTGCCTCGGGGGTCGGAAAAAGTTATCTGGCACAGGCCTTGGGACATCAAGCGTGTATGATGGAATATCGTACCATCTACGCCAACACAGCTCGCTTGTTAAAGAGATTAAAGCTCAGCAAGGCAGATGGAACTTATCTAAAAGAACTGGCAAAGCTCCTAAAGGCTGATCTGCTTATCTTGGATGACTTTGGCCTACAAGGTTTTGATAACCACGCAAGAGAGTCACTTATGGACATAATCGATGATCGCTACAACAGATCCTCCACCATAATCCTATCCCAGATCCCAGTATCGGCCTGGTATGATATTATTGGGGAAGGCACAATTGCCGATGCCATACTGGACAGGATAGTAAACTCATCCCATAGGATCGACCTCAAAGGCGAATCGTTAAGAAAAGGAGCTTTAAAGAACGAATAA
- the istA gene encoding IS21 family transposase, translating to MANTLDPMDLKQIISLHLDGFSNRKIGATLGISRNTVNNYMRLFKASNRSLKELLASDNAALEALFPSTTTIANPRYEELMLYFDGINKARNHPGFTFLFHYQEYVQHAKEPYSYTQFMEHYNRKYAKVKGSMKLEHDPGNEMYIDYAGKKLHIVDRSTGEIIAVEVFVAILPNSQYTYVEACHSQKRADFITCCGHALEYYGGVPKAIVSDNLKSAVTRASRYEADINRSFKDFARHYNCVINPTRGYSPQDKALVENAVHLAYQRIYYPLRNMTFFSLEELNKEIRKLLVAYNNLMFKRKQASRLELFQSIEKSHLKPLPTSAYQLKDYRRAKVQKMGYVYFSPDKSYYSVPYRYIGKHTQIHYTSTTVEVYYNHQRIALHRRNPRKGSYSTNRDHLSSTHKYYADWSPEFFKKKASLHGKNVAACIEKIIVSGDYPEIGYKRAMGLIQLHKAYGSQRLDNACKRAIQADAVAYQRIKNILKNNLDQSSLFYQNLEEDKSHIPVHGNIRGASSYQ from the coding sequence ATGGCCAATACACTTGATCCAATGGACTTAAAACAAATCATTTCCCTGCACCTCGACGGGTTCAGCAACCGTAAAATAGGCGCTACCCTGGGAATATCGCGCAATACGGTAAACAATTATATGCGGCTGTTCAAGGCCAGCAACCGTTCCCTTAAGGAACTGTTGGCCTCTGACAATGCTGCCCTGGAAGCACTCTTTCCTTCCACTACCACGATAGCCAATCCCCGTTACGAAGAGCTCATGCTGTACTTTGACGGAATCAATAAAGCGCGGAACCATCCCGGATTTACCTTTCTGTTCCATTATCAAGAATATGTGCAGCACGCCAAGGAACCCTATAGCTATACCCAGTTCATGGAGCATTACAACCGTAAATACGCAAAGGTGAAGGGATCTATGAAACTGGAGCACGATCCGGGCAATGAGATGTATATCGATTATGCGGGCAAGAAACTGCATATTGTGGATCGGTCCACCGGGGAGATCATCGCGGTGGAAGTTTTCGTGGCCATCCTTCCCAACAGCCAGTATACCTATGTGGAAGCCTGCCATAGCCAAAAGAGAGCGGATTTTATTACCTGCTGCGGTCATGCCTTGGAGTATTATGGCGGAGTTCCCAAGGCCATTGTATCCGATAATCTAAAGTCGGCCGTAACCCGCGCCAGTCGTTATGAGGCGGACATCAACCGCAGTTTTAAGGATTTTGCCAGACATTACAACTGTGTTATAAACCCCACCCGTGGCTATTCCCCACAGGACAAGGCCCTAGTGGAGAATGCGGTCCATCTTGCCTACCAGCGTATCTATTATCCCTTGCGCAATATGACCTTCTTCTCCCTGGAGGAGCTCAACAAGGAGATCCGCAAGTTGTTGGTTGCCTACAATAATTTAATGTTCAAAAGGAAACAGGCCAGCCGCCTGGAGCTCTTCCAGTCCATAGAAAAGAGCCACTTAAAACCGCTCCCCACAAGTGCCTATCAGCTCAAGGACTATCGTCGCGCCAAGGTGCAGAAGATGGGATATGTGTACTTCTCACCGGACAAGAGCTATTATAGTGTGCCCTACCGTTACATCGGCAAGCATACCCAGATCCATTATACATCCACAACTGTGGAAGTGTATTATAACCATCAACGGATAGCCCTGCACCGGCGCAATCCCAGAAAGGGAAGCTACAGCACCAATCGCGATCACTTGAGCAGTACCCATAAATATTATGCGGACTGGAGCCCCGAATTTTTTAAAAAGAAAGCCTCCCTCCACGGGAAGAACGTAGCGGCCTGTATAGAAAAGATCATCGTCTCCGGGGATTATCCCGAGATCGGCTACAAACGTGCCATGGGGCTTATCCAGTTGCACAAGGCCTATGGCTCCCAACGATTGGACAACGCATGTAAAAGGGCCATACAGGCAGATGCCGTCGCATACCAGCGCATCAAGAATATACTGAAAAACAACTTGGACCAGTCCTCCCTGTTCTACCAAAATCTAGAGGAAGATAAATCCCATATCCCCGTGCACGGGAACATCAGGGGAGCTTCGTCCTATCAATAA
- the dinB gene encoding DNA polymerase IV, producing MKKSILHLDLDTFFVSVERLLNSELLKKPVLVGGTGSRGVVAACSYETRKYGVRSGMSMKIAKQLCPQAIVIRGNAGTYMKYSNLITDVIRDSVPLFEKTSVDEFYVDLTGMDRFFGNYKFATELRKRIIKESGLPISFGLSQNKIVSKVATGEAKPNNQLKIDYGFEKAFLAPLPIRKIPMIGKASAQTLIHLGIDRVKLIQEMPVQMLTSVMGKNGQTIWNRANGIDNTPVIPYCERKSISNERTFNMDTIDVQKLRDTLTAMADTLCYQLRLGNKMTGCVSVKIRYSDFQTYNKQLRIPYTSADHILVPAVMELFNKLYERRILVRLIGVKFSHLVGGHYQINLFDDNEKTLNLYKSLDHIRNRFGAASVMKASTLDVRSVISGRNPFDGEPPILLAHRNQ from the coding sequence ATGAAAAAATCAATACTACATCTCGATTTGGATACATTTTTTGTTTCCGTAGAGCGTTTGCTAAATAGCGAGTTGCTCAAAAAACCAGTATTGGTAGGAGGTACGGGGAGTCGGGGAGTGGTCGCTGCCTGTAGCTATGAAACGCGGAAGTACGGTGTCCGTTCGGGAATGTCTATGAAGATTGCAAAACAGCTTTGTCCCCAAGCAATTGTAATTCGAGGCAACGCAGGCACCTATATGAAATACTCAAATCTAATCACAGATGTTATCCGTGATTCCGTCCCACTTTTTGAAAAAACCAGTGTGGATGAATTTTATGTAGACCTAACAGGCATGGATCGCTTTTTTGGTAATTACAAGTTTGCAACGGAACTTAGAAAACGTATTATTAAAGAATCGGGATTACCCATCTCATTCGGTCTTTCCCAAAATAAAATAGTTAGCAAAGTAGCAACAGGTGAAGCAAAACCCAATAACCAACTTAAAATTGATTATGGGTTTGAAAAGGCTTTTTTGGCACCACTACCAATTCGAAAAATACCTATGATCGGTAAGGCATCTGCCCAAACCTTAATTCATTTGGGAATTGACCGGGTAAAACTAATCCAGGAAATGCCAGTGCAAATGCTAACTTCAGTAATGGGCAAAAACGGACAGACTATTTGGAACCGTGCCAATGGCATTGACAATACGCCCGTAATACCCTATTGTGAACGCAAATCCATTTCCAACGAACGCACTTTTAATATGGATACCATAGATGTGCAAAAACTCCGTGACACCCTTACCGCTATGGCAGATACACTTTGTTATCAACTTAGACTGGGCAATAAAATGACAGGCTGTGTTTCCGTTAAAATTAGATATTCCGATTTTCAAACATATAACAAGCAGCTCCGTATTCCCTATACAAGTGCAGACCATATTTTGGTTCCTGCCGTTATGGAACTTTTCAATAAACTTTATGAACGAAGAATATTGGTAAGGTTAATAGGGGTAAAGTTTTCCCATTTGGTTGGAGGGCATTACCAAATTAATCTTTTTGATGACAATGAAAAAACATTAAACCTTTATAAGTCCTTAGATCATATCCGAAATCGTTTCGGCGCGGCTAGTGTTATGAAGGCATCAACGCTTGATGTGCGCTCCGTTATTTCTGGACGTAACCCCTTTGATGGCGAACCACCCATTTTATTGGCCCATAGAAATCAATAA
- the dnaE gene encoding DNA polymerase III subunit alpha, translating to MYSNCHTYYSLRYGVLSVPQLLSLAKQNSVQLLAITDINSTSACLEFCREAPKEHITPVVGADIRNGNNRCYVCLAKNNKGFLEINQFLTKYIHAKKEFPEIPPSFSDVFIIIPFEKVLEYELETFAPDWYIGISVADLNKLKFSHLKEYTDKLVLLQPVTFSNQTHINMHRLLRCIDLNIVLSKLPESEQGSRKDKMYSITELETVFQDFEHILSNTQGLLNSCTIDFKFDDTRENQNQTTYLKNTQEDYDYLVSLVNQKITSRYKTVTSKITERIEKELNAIRQMDFVSYFLINYDIVQYARKNDYPYIGRGSGANSVVAYILGITNVDPIELDLYFERFINFYRSSPPDFDIDFSWKDRDDVTRYIFERFPNTALMGTYVTFQFRAVVRELAKVFGLPKAEIDDFIKGNRENKKNDHYFKLVTKYGKLIHGFPNYLSVHSGGIVITKNPVQSYCATFMPPKGFQTLQIDMHIAEAVGIFKFDILAQRGLSKIKDAIALIRENQPDAEIKDIDNTLPFKDDPAINELLKVGDCMGVFYVESPAMRTLMTRLQTQDYLGLVAASSIIRPGVTNGGMKNAYIERHRFPEKRTEAHPVLLEIMPDTYGVMVYQEDVLKVAHYFAGLSLAEADVLRRGMSGKGRSKEQFDSLEKKFYENCKEKGYTPKVIEEVWDQIKAFAGYAFAKGHSASYAVESYQSLYLKKYFPLEFMTAVLNNGGGFYNLDTYINEIFRCGGIVENPCINNSDHANCIKGKTVYLGLGMIKDLDYRSIQKILNERQLFGLYKSFNDFLDRCKIGLEQLLLLIRLNAFRTLEPNKHRLMWFAHLNSQTIKNLNNQPQLFKAKRVNYSLPQLKSEQIIDAYDNLELLGFTLHNDFNFIKPGKYPTTKSSDLKNFEGREITILGKLVTSKTTKTSKSDYMAFSTFLDTEGSCFDSVQFPKVMAKYPITGIGIYWIKGMVTEDLGYFAITTEMLLKVPRLPDSRFTEEQKTHKSLI from the coding sequence ATGTATAGCAATTGCCACACATATTACTCGTTACGGTACGGGGTGCTCTCAGTACCCCAATTGTTGAGCTTGGCTAAGCAAAATTCAGTGCAACTATTGGCGATTACAGATATAAATAGTACTTCGGCCTGTTTGGAATTTTGTAGGGAAGCACCTAAAGAGCATATTACACCTGTAGTGGGGGCCGATATTCGTAACGGCAACAACAGATGCTATGTTTGTTTGGCTAAAAACAACAAGGGGTTTTTGGAAATCAACCAATTCTTGACCAAATACATACATGCTAAAAAGGAATTCCCTGAAATCCCGCCCTCTTTTTCTGATGTTTTTATCATTATCCCATTTGAAAAAGTACTTGAATATGAGCTGGAAACCTTTGCTCCAGATTGGTACATCGGAATTTCGGTAGCAGACCTAAACAAACTAAAGTTCTCCCACTTAAAAGAATATACTGATAAATTGGTGCTGCTTCAACCAGTAACCTTCAGCAATCAGACCCATATAAACATGCATCGTTTGTTGCGCTGTATAGACCTCAATATTGTTTTGAGCAAATTGCCCGAATCGGAACAAGGCAGTAGAAAAGATAAAATGTATTCCATTACGGAACTTGAAACTGTATTTCAGGATTTTGAACACATACTATCAAACACCCAAGGGCTTTTAAATTCCTGTACCATTGATTTTAAATTTGATGATACCCGCGAGAATCAAAATCAAACAACCTATCTAAAAAATACCCAAGAGGATTATGATTATTTGGTTTCCTTGGTAAATCAAAAAATAACGTCCCGTTATAAAACTGTTACTTCCAAAATAACGGAACGTATTGAAAAGGAGCTTAATGCCATTCGGCAAATGGATTTTGTGTCTTACTTTCTAATCAATTACGACATTGTTCAGTATGCCAGAAAAAATGATTACCCTTATATCGGGCGGGGTAGTGGGGCGAATAGTGTTGTAGCATATATTTTGGGAATTACCAATGTTGACCCCATTGAATTGGATCTTTATTTCGAACGGTTTATAAATTTTTACAGATCTTCTCCCCCCGATTTTGATATTGATTTTTCTTGGAAGGACAGGGACGATGTTACCCGTTATATATTTGAGCGTTTCCCAAATACGGCACTAATGGGTACCTATGTAACCTTTCAATTTCGTGCTGTTGTTCGTGAACTTGCCAAGGTATTCGGACTTCCCAAAGCCGAAATAGACGATTTTATAAAAGGCAATCGGGAGAATAAAAAAAACGACCATTATTTCAAATTGGTAACAAAATATGGAAAACTAATCCATGGGTTTCCGAATTACCTCAGTGTCCATTCCGGAGGTATCGTAATTACAAAAAACCCGGTTCAAAGTTATTGCGCCACCTTTATGCCCCCCAAAGGTTTTCAAACCTTGCAAATTGATATGCACATTGCGGAAGCTGTAGGTATTTTTAAATTTGATATTCTTGCCCAACGCGGACTTTCAAAGATCAAGGATGCCATTGCACTGATAAGGGAGAACCAGCCCGATGCCGAAATTAAGGATATAGATAATACCCTTCCGTTTAAGGATGATCCAGCAATAAATGAACTGCTGAAAGTAGGGGACTGTATGGGAGTGTTCTATGTGGAATCTCCTGCCATGCGTACCCTTATGACCCGCCTTCAAACACAGGATTATTTGGGCTTGGTGGCTGCCAGTTCCATTATACGTCCTGGCGTCACCAATGGAGGCATGAAAAATGCCTATATAGAACGCCATCGTTTTCCAGAAAAGCGGACAGAGGCGCATCCCGTACTTTTGGAAATAATGCCAGATACCTATGGGGTGATGGTCTATCAGGAAGATGTTCTTAAAGTAGCCCATTACTTTGCAGGCTTGAGTTTGGCGGAAGCAGATGTTTTGCGAAGGGGTATGAGCGGCAAGGGCAGGAGCAAGGAACAATTTGATTCGCTTGAAAAAAAATTCTATGAAAACTGTAAAGAAAAAGGCTACACCCCAAAAGTGATAGAAGAAGTATGGGATCAAATTAAAGCCTTTGCGGGTTATGCTTTTGCTAAGGGGCATTCTGCATCCTATGCGGTAGAAAGCTACCAAAGCCTTTACCTTAAAAAATACTTCCCTTTGGAGTTTATGACTGCTGTACTAAACAATGGTGGTGGCTTTTACAATCTAGATACCTATATCAATGAAATCTTTAGGTGTGGAGGCATTGTAGAAAATCCTTGTATAAACAATAGTGACCACGCAAATTGTATAAAGGGCAAAACTGTCTATTTGGGTTTGGGTATGATAAAGGATTTAGATTATCGGAGCATACAGAAAATACTAAATGAAAGGCAATTGTTTGGCCTATACAAAAGCTTCAATGACTTTTTGGATAGGTGTAAAATCGGGCTGGAACAGCTTTTATTATTAATTCGCTTAAATGCTTTTAGAACATTGGAACCTAATAAACATAGGCTCATGTGGTTTGCACATCTCAACTCCCAAACAATCAAAAACCTGAACAACCAGCCACAATTATTTAAAGCCAAACGAGTCAATTATAGTTTGCCACAATTAAAAAGCGAACAGATCATTGATGCCTATGACAATCTGGAGCTCTTGGGGTTTACACTACACAATGATTTCAATTTCATTAAACCAGGCAAATATCCCACCACCAAGTCAAGCGATTTAAAGAATTTTGAAGGTAGGGAAATTACAATTCTTGGAAAACTGGTCACATCCAAAACTACAAAAACCTCAAAAAGTGATTATATGGCTTTCTCCACATTTCTAGATACGGAAGGAAGTTGTTTTGATTCAGTTCAATTTCCCAAAGTAATGGCTAAATATCCCATTACAGGTATTGGAATCTACTGGATAAAAGGAATGGTAACCGAAGACCTGGGCTATTTTGCAATAACCACCGAAATGCTTTTAAAAGTCCCAAGGCTCCCAGACTCACGATTTACTGAGGAACAGAAAACGCATAAATCACTCATCTAA
- a CDS encoding type II toxin-antitoxin system HipA family toxin produces MAKNNLIEVILFGLEIGKMGYDVDKRTSYFQYNPDFLESNQYTNIFPYIFKRIKPVQLFTNFEGETFRGLPPMIADSLPDMFGNIIFKEWFEAKNKEFQKITPLEQLTYVSNRGMGALEYRPVAEIPKSTTIDITEIVQILNKVLDLKNETAGKELSDLALLNIFKIGTSAGGARPKILISENKKTGAIIPGDMEYSNDYNHYLVKLCLNGEDEKEYNKEKIEYAYYLMAQKAGIQMMPSKLIENKHFATLRYDRQYGEKQHVLTASGLTGWDFKKPENASYENIFKLALDLQVPYKDIQELFKRMVFNIVFANIDDHLKNHSFIYNKNTDSWNLAPAYDLTYPLNINLNYTNIARALSINNKRNNIALADIMTIVETHAIKNPKGIINEVQAIIVDWKDITTNLDIPKRVSKAIEKEFLQII; encoded by the coding sequence ATGGCTAAAAATAATCTCATAGAAGTCATTTTGTTCGGGCTGGAAATAGGCAAAATGGGCTATGATGTAGACAAACGGACTTCCTATTTTCAGTACAATCCAGACTTCTTGGAGTCCAATCAATACACAAATATTTTTCCATATATCTTCAAACGTATAAAACCGGTTCAGCTGTTCACAAATTTTGAAGGCGAAACGTTTCGAGGCCTCCCTCCTATGATTGCAGATTCCCTACCTGATATGTTTGGTAATATTATTTTCAAGGAATGGTTTGAAGCTAAGAATAAGGAGTTTCAAAAAATCACTCCCTTGGAACAATTAACCTATGTTTCTAATAGAGGAATGGGAGCTTTAGAATATCGCCCGGTGGCTGAAATACCAAAATCAACAACCATAGATATAACCGAAATAGTTCAAATATTAAATAAAGTGTTGGATTTAAAAAATGAAACTGCAGGAAAAGAATTGAGTGATCTTGCCCTGTTGAATATTTTTAAAATCGGTACCTCTGCCGGAGGAGCCAGACCTAAAATCCTAATTTCAGAAAATAAAAAAACTGGAGCTATTATTCCTGGCGATATGGAATATAGCAATGATTACAATCATTATTTGGTAAAACTCTGTCTCAATGGGGAAGACGAAAAAGAGTACAATAAAGAAAAAATAGAATACGCCTACTATTTGATGGCACAAAAGGCTGGAATCCAAATGATGCCTTCAAAATTGATAGAAAACAAGCATTTCGCAACCCTGCGTTATGATAGACAATATGGAGAGAAACAACACGTTTTAACGGCTTCCGGCCTAACGGGATGGGATTTTAAAAAACCTGAAAATGCTAGTTACGAAAACATCTTCAAACTGGCGTTGGATCTTCAAGTGCCCTATAAGGACATTCAAGAACTGTTTAAAAGAATGGTGTTCAATATCGTATTTGCGAATATTGACGATCACTTAAAAAACCACAGTTTTATATATAATAAAAATACAGATTCCTGGAATTTGGCTCCGGCTTATGACCTAACATATCCTTTAAACATCAATCTCAATTACACAAATATTGCCAGAGCATTGTCTATAAACAATAAACGAAACAACATTGCCTTAGCAGATATAATGACCATTGTTGAAACACATGCCATAAAAAACCCCAAAGGCATTATCAATGAGGTTCAAGCTATAATAGTTGATTGGAAAGATATTACCACAAATTTGGATATACCAAAAAGAGTTAGTAAAGCTATTGAAAAAGAGTTTTTACAGATAATATAA
- a CDS encoding helix-turn-helix domain-containing protein, with product MIDAVTIREVKVQLGELCKQQRQRYKISQEDLAQELGLSRYTIQKFENGKNATLDTVLKIANHFNLLEKLYQALKDLENTNDINSLY from the coding sequence ATGATTGACGCAGTTACAATTCGGGAAGTAAAAGTACAGCTCGGTGAGCTTTGTAAACAGCAAAGACAGAGATACAAAATATCCCAGGAAGACCTTGCACAAGAACTAGGCCTCTCGCGCTATACCATTCAGAAATTTGAAAATGGTAAAAATGCAACCCTAGATACAGTGCTTAAAATTGCCAATCATTTCAATTTGTTAGAAAAATTATATCAAGCATTAAAAGACTTGGAAAACACTAATGATATAAACTCATTATATTAA
- a CDS encoding site-specific integrase gives MRNSVTFSVMFLPRFEKESKGKSPLYVRITTNGKRTLFSLKRKFTTTLWDETKSRLKGSSIEAFQINKYLDQVYVDINEAYRELLKEKKLITPLSVKARYLGEDDINKTLLQLSAYHNLNMKSVLKHGTLKNYFTTETYIKRFLQIERKTEDIYLEHLNYAFIIDFENFLRKNVAQLQSRPLTNNGVMKHLERLKKLLNLALRLEWIERDPFAKFSLKLIKTERHFLTQPEIEKILKFHSQKNHLNKTRDIFIFACYTGLSYIDVKNLKKANIVKGIDGNDWIYTSRQKTDQTVKIPILSIAGQIIKKYKNEMKLQDRLLPVFSNQKLNSYLKEIMVQLKINKSLSFHCARHTFATTVTLSNGVPIETVSKLLGHSKLSTTQVYARVLEKRISDDIGNLRSVLQKQELSKNKTG, from the coding sequence ATGAGAAATTCGGTTACCTTTTCGGTAATGTTCTTACCAAGATTCGAAAAAGAATCCAAAGGAAAATCACCTTTGTACGTTCGAATAACTACAAATGGCAAAAGAACCCTCTTCAGCCTAAAACGAAAATTTACCACTACCCTGTGGGATGAAACAAAATCAAGATTAAAAGGCTCAAGTATTGAAGCTTTCCAAATCAATAAGTACTTAGACCAAGTTTATGTTGATATCAATGAAGCCTATCGTGAGCTTCTAAAAGAAAAAAAACTAATCACACCCCTATCGGTTAAAGCTCGTTATCTAGGCGAAGATGATATTAATAAAACCTTACTCCAGTTGAGCGCGTATCATAACTTAAATATGAAATCCGTATTAAAACATGGGACTTTAAAAAACTATTTCACTACCGAAACATACATAAAGAGATTCCTCCAGATCGAACGTAAAACCGAAGACATTTATCTGGAACACCTCAACTATGCCTTTATCATTGATTTTGAAAATTTCCTTAGAAAAAATGTAGCTCAATTACAATCAAGACCCTTGACCAATAACGGTGTAATGAAGCATCTGGAAAGACTAAAAAAACTCCTTAATCTAGCGTTAAGATTAGAATGGATTGAGCGCGACCCATTCGCAAAATTCTCCCTAAAATTAATCAAAACGGAGCGCCATTTCTTAACTCAGCCTGAAATAGAGAAAATTTTAAAATTCCATTCACAAAAAAATCATTTAAACAAAACCAGGGATATATTCATCTTTGCTTGTTACACTGGCCTATCTTACATAGATGTAAAAAACCTAAAGAAAGCCAATATCGTGAAAGGTATTGACGGAAATGATTGGATCTACACCTCTCGCCAAAAAACCGACCAAACAGTGAAAATTCCTATCCTAAGTATAGCGGGACAGATTATTAAAAAGTATAAAAATGAAATGAAATTACAAGATAGACTCTTACCAGTATTTTCAAATCAAAAACTTAATTCCTATTTAAAAGAGATTATGGTACAATTAAAAATAAACAAAAGCCTTTCTTTTCATTGTGCCCGGCATACCTTTGCCACCACGGTTACACTAAGCAATGGCGTGCCTATCGAAACCGTCTCAAAACTTTTAGGCCACTCTAAGTTATCCACTACACAGGTTTATGCTAGGGTTCTTGAAAAGAGAATTAGCGACGATATAGGTAATCTCAGGAGTGTACTACAAAAACAAGAATTATCTAAAAATAAAACAGGATAA